A region from the Medicago truncatula cultivar Jemalong A17 chromosome 6, MtrunA17r5.0-ANR, whole genome shotgun sequence genome encodes:
- the LOC25496091 gene encoding desmethyl-deoxy-podophyllotoxin synthase: MEDKYFLWFSILLSLIVLLMLNLVKKIFKSDQITSDLPPGPWKLPIFGSIHHLFGSLPHHKLRELSKKYGPIMHLQLGETSTIVISSKEIAQEVLKTNDLKFAQRYRFIGAEIVTYGCTNLVFSPYGDYWKELRKICTLELLSTNRVRSFQSIRKEEVSNFIKNISSNTGSKINLSHEILSLSYNIISRAAFGDKCKEQEAFTTFIKETAKMAESFSFTNLFPSQHWLHVISGMIVKLRKIHKTGDEILEKIINNATTKTGGDGSLLSYLLNLNIHASPNRDGFHLTTNNIKAVIQDIFFAGSGTSATTLEWAFSEMLKNPRVLKKAQAEVRHVVGSKGYVDEINLQELKYLKAVIKETLRLHPPGPLLIPRECIENCVVNGYIIPAGTQVLVNAWAIGRDPKYWNEGEKFNPERFIDCPIDYKGSNFEFIPFGAGRRMCPGILFAEVGMEFPLAQLLYYFDWGLPSGTSHENLDMTEALGSEAKRKNDLFVIPISYNSVSLD; this comes from the exons ATGGAGGATAAATATTTCTTATGGTTTTCCATCCTTTTAAGTCTTATTGTCCTTTTGATGTTAAACTTGGTAAAGAAAATATTCAAAAGTGACCAAATTACCTCAGATCTTCCTCCAGGGCCTTGGAAGCTACCAATTTTTGGAAGCATACATCACCTGTTTGGCTCCCTACCACACCACAAATTGAGAGAATTGTCCAAAAAATATGGCCCTATCATGCACCTACAACTTGGTGAAACTTCAACCATAGTTATTTCTTCTAAAGAAATTGCACAAGAGGTGCTCAAAACCAATGATCTCAAATTTGCTCAAAGATATCGCTTTATTGGTGCAGAAATTGTAACTTATGGTTGCACCAACCTTGTGTTTTCACCCTATGGAGACTATTGGAAGGAGCTAAGAAAAATCTGCACATTGGAGCTGTTGAGTACGAACCGTGTGAGATCATTCCAATCAATTAGGAAGGAAGAGGtgtcaaattttattaaaaatatttcttcaaacACTGGATCTAAAATCAACCTCAGTCATGAAATTTTATCTTTGTCATATAACATTATTTCAAGAGCAGCTTTTGGTGATAAATGCAAGGAGCAAGAAGCATTTACCACATTCATCAAGGAAACTGCAAAGATGGCTGAGAGTTTTAGTTTCACTAATCTGTTTCCCTCACAGCATTGGCTACATGTTATTAGTGGAATGATTGTTAAATTGAGGAAAATCCATAAAACTGGAGATGAGATTCTTGAAAAGATTAtcaacaatgcaacaacaaagaCAGGTGGAGATGGAAGTCTTTTATCCTATCTTTTGAATCTCAATATTCATGCATCTCCTAACCGTGATGGATTTCATTTGACAACCAACAACATTAAAGCTGTTATTCAG GATATATTTTTTGCTGGAAGTGGGACATCAGCTACAACTTTAGAATGGGCCTTTTCAGAAATGTTGAAAAATCCAAGAGTATTAAAAAAGGCTCAAGCAGAAGTTAGGCATGTTGTTGGAAGCAAGGGATATGTTGATGAAATAAATCTTCAAgaactaaaatatttaaaagcaGTGATTAAAGAAACCTTAAGATTGCACCCTCCTGGTCCTCTACTAATTCCAAGAgagtgtattgaaaattgtgtggtTAACGGATACATAATACCAGCCGGAACACAAGTGCTTGTGAATGCATGGGCAATTGGAAGAGACCCAAAGTATTGGAATGAAGGAGAAAAGTTTAATCCTGAGAGATTTATTGATTGTCCAATTGATTACAAAGGGTCTAATTTCGAGTTTATACCTTTTGGTGCTGGAAGAAGAATGTGTCCCGGCATCTTGTTCGCCGAAGTTGGTATGGAATTTCCTCTGGCTCAGTTGTTGTACTATTTTGATTGGGGACTTCCCTCTGGAACTAGTCATGAAAATTTAGACATGACTGAAGCTTTAGGCTCTGAGGCCAAAAGGAAAAATGATCTATTTGTAATTCCGATTTCTTACAATTCTGTATCTCTagactaa